The genomic segment TGTTCAACcttcttttcatcaaatttctttcCTTCCACCATTTTGGACTTCTTAATGGCCACAATGCTTCCATCTATTTGCATTCCTTTATAAACAGTCCCTTGACCTCCTTGACCAAGGATTCGGTTCTCACTATAATGATCGGTCGCCTTTTCCATCTCTTTCGCAGTAAACAACTTAATTTTTTCAACATTACCTTCATTGCTAGACAAATGTTGTTGCAGTAACAAACCTCCATTCCTTTTGAAGTATTTCTGCTTCAGCatgattttttgttttcttttgaggAATTTGTACATACTCCATGTTGCGAGTAGTAGAAATATTGTCCCAATACTAGTGCTGCAACCTATGTAGATATAAGAAACATAGTTAAAAGGTAAATTTGAAACTTCAGATACCTGTTAAAAACCGATGAAAATGTTTCaataaagtttcattttaaatGAACACCGAGAGAACCTTATTGCACCATCCATTGTTTTGATATTGAATCTTTTACAAATTTAATATCAAGTAATTGTTACTGCATCACTCATTCAAAAGTAAATATATCACTGcttgaattaacataatttaataatcataataatttcactttaataataaaaagtgtaaatttaACACGTACCTACAATAATGCTTGTCAAGCTGCGAGTGTTTTGAGTCTGTATTTTACGCTTGCAACGAAATCCCGTACTATTGTATTCATAAAGAAGAGGGCAAGACTTCGATGAGCAATCGTAGCTAGGGGTAGTCAAACAAAGAATGCGGCAATACTTATAATTCTCACATTTCCCATCTGTCATttacaaattgaataaaaaaacagTTATAATCATATAATTTGGTTCAAGTATCCGAGAGTTTCTTATACTATACTGATTAGGTCAAATTAGTCTATATTAAATGGATctatttagtctttatactattaaaaagaataaaataagtttaaactataacaacattaacatttattttattttcaatttctattcaatttcaaacaaaatatttcatttccagaaccataaaatttttaaaaataattaattttcttaaacaAAATGTTTGATGTTATATAAGAATATAATAAGATGAGAATAACTTAAATAATATCACTTAATTTGtatataaaaagatattttaataatttttaaattgaggTATACCTATAAATAAAGATGATACAGATACAAAGAAAAAGTTCCCTAAAACAAAACGTTAATTCATACCTTTGCATAACGTTGGATAACCGATGTTGCTATCCTTGTCGCACACACAAAGATGATTAGGGCTCAACCTCGACCAGCAATATTTATCATCGAATGTACAAGAAGTGTCCGAACTATCATTCAAATAGCATTTTCTAAATATTGGTGTGCCCCATTGCAGTTGTGTTGGGACATGCGTCATATTACTTACATTAAAGGTCAGATCATAGTCGTAAGAAATCATGGAAGCAAATTCGCATGATCTTTTCCTCCTATAATCACTAGAATCAAGCTTACTACTCATGTTTACGTAGAATGAACTAAGACCCTGAGGAATATTAACAATACAACCACCAATAGAGGAAGTCTCATCATTAATCTTACAACTTGGTTGCAAACATCCGCCTATAAGGTTATCTATTTCGTTGCCGAAAACAGTAACCAAATTATCACAACCTGAAGACCAAAAGTTGTTGTAAATATCTGAGTAGTAAAAGCGGGTGCCTGTTAGGTTGAGACTCATCCCATTGCGACGGTCATTTCGACAGTTGAAGTAAGCTATTGGATGGTTGACCGTGATGGTGCCACTTAAAAATTTAAAGTCTAGCATTTGCAGATTCATGCCATTTATATTTAATGAAGGCACTTCTTTCCCATTGGCAGTTTTGTTGCAAATTACTTTGAACCAGTTATCGGAATCATCTTGTGCCTTCTTGCTAAAAGGGTAGTGAAAAGTAACATTCCCACAAGACTCTACCTTATAGGTGTGGAAGTTGATAGGTCCTAGTCTTGGTCTTCCGCATCCTGTGGGCTTAGCAAAAAGGGTGTAAATTGCAAAATCTACTGCACATCCAATGTTTGTAGGAAATAAAAGCATTCATACATTTGTGTTACTCTTGActaagttttttaattaaatttgtttgttATTTGTGACATTAAATCCAAGTAAATTCTCTCTTTACATAATACCCTGTTAATTTTATTCTAActattaaattcttaaattttttttaaggaagaAATGTTTCAATTTCCAAGATAAATGAACTTAGATTTAAAACAGaattattataaacaaaattatgtaaattatgaaatgaaccaaaacataatacaaaaatatttaaaataataaaaatatataccatgttataatgaaatatatatatatatataaaaaccaaCATGAAGCCAACGGTGTCCTTGATCTCCCTGATTAAGTGAACAAATTAGTaaactacaattttttttttgcctaTCCCAAAAATTAACATAAACAGTTTAATCcttgattaaatataaaattttaatttttaactcctctaaaaaattaataatttaatttaatttaatctcgtATTAATTCAATTTTTGAAATACAAAACTTTTAggtataactttttttttgccTTAAATACTTTCAGCTATAAAGTTTTGTAAAACAAAAATATTGATATACAAAATGAATGATACtaaaacctttaattttttttttaactcataAAATTAATGGTTCTAAAGACTGAGTTTAAACATTTAGCAAAATCTATACAGtaactgaattaaaagaagaaaaatgaaagccAAACAAGTGACAGCGCGTGACTGACCTCCGTCACCGCAATAGGTGGAATTCCAGCTGAGCAAGGTGGGAACATGCGTTTTTCCAATATTGATGTCAGTGGGTAATGGGTAACCATAACTGAAAGAGTACGCGCTAAAGATGAAAGCAGATGCGCATCTGTTGCTGTCAGGATACATGGCTGTCATGTTTACAGTATAGGAAGTGAAATTTCCCGTAATTGCAGTAAAGCAGCCAGATTCAGAAGCACCATCGTCAGACCTTAGTTGAATGCAGCCGCCAAGTGAATGACCTTCGTTACTTAAAATAGTAGCCAAATTTCCAAAACCTACTGACCCGAAAAAATTCATGTCACTTGAGAAGAAAAATGGAGTGCCTGAGAGATTCACACTCACTCTAGCCTCGTTTATATGATCACAATTAATGTAAGTAACTGGATTGCTGATTAGAATGGAGTTCGACAATAAGGAACCAAGTACCTCCAGATCGATGTCATTTACGTTTATGAAAGGCTTTTTCCCATTGAGGGTTTCGTTGCAAGTTACTCTAAACGAAGGTTTTGCATAGCAGTTCTGACGGATTCCAAAAGGGAATGGAATTGTAATATTTCCACATACTTCTTCTCCACAGGCAGGTTCTTGAAGTTCTGCTGCTTGTAATAGTGGGCATAACAGGAACAGGAAGAGGAGTAGGAGGATGAAGTAAAGCGCTAACTGAAAACCCATTTCCATTGTTATTTTGTTTGAGGGAAAAGAATGAAGAAGTCAGTAATAGATTTTAAAGAAACAAAAGCAGAGTTAAGTAGCACCAGTACAAACAAACGATGTTTGACTGAGATGCAAATGAAAAGTCTTTGCTCACACTTTCCTTGAAGTTCCGGTGTAAGTGCATTTGATTTGAGAATAATTCATTAATTAGTAAAGATTGTTGGTGATAGTCACGAAACCAACTTAAAATATGACAAAAGCAATTGCACTTATCgataaataactaaattaattaattaaataactcagtaaagaataaatcaagaaaataattgaataataaccaagaaacaaaacagtacctaggaaagaatccacctaaacttcatttgtcattatcaatctgaattaaacaatttcttcacttaatatcttgatccgtagaaattatTAAACTATGTTATTATCTCTTTCAAGATTAAAAGCAACTAactttaaattgaataattgaaatttctttctaattaaaaccctattaGATTCCCCTATTAGAAATGACTCTAATCctgtagatttatgtcatccaagattgcatgcaacttcacttaattatgctatatctactcttaaatagggacttttcctcctctgatttTAAGTAcactaaacatgaattaatactctagtaatattaaaacaagaaataagcacacATAACTGAGAATAAGATTTAAGTAGTTATTGTgtaaaacataaatcaaataacagaattaatcatagggttcatctcccctggATATCTAGAAAAATAGTTCATAATtgtaaataaaaacatctcaaagacagtataacaacaagaaataaagaaactcataaaaaaacttcaaataaattaaaagggggcttcaatcttgatggaaatctacttcagagtcggcttcaatggtgttcttcgagttgttttcttcaataatCTCTAATGGCACCCTattttcttcttctatttggtatttattgGTCTTAAAATACTCGAAAAAGCTAAAAATTGTGCTTTTTCGCGTATTTGGAATGTGAATCATGAAATCGACATGGTctggaacatgcccgtgtggctcacacagccatgtgcccaGCCCATGTAGCTTCTAAAGTCTACTCTAAATGTTCgatttttgctctttttttcacttatttttctctcaaatgctctcctaagcaTAGAgaaatgaatttaaaggattatgagtataaaattcaccaatttgcataaataatcatccaaaaacgcattaataacatgattaaaacatgttactttgaTCACTAATCAAATATCCCCGCaattaagcatttgcttgtcctcaagcaaaatcctcaacctACATTAAAGTTAACCTTTCTCAATTTGTCATTGTcatcaataatgtctcaaaataattTGTAAACAATCATGCATTGGCAATTCAACTAAAAAGACACTAAAGACTCAAACAATCCAAGCCGAaaattttaaagcatgaaaacataggtgtctccccttatttaagtaattacctttaattcaaaatcaacaagaattgacatcctcactaaagattcactcaaagcactcaaagtgtCTAAGGTTCAAGAAATATGCACTCAATAGTCGAATAAGAAATGTCATTagcataggcttgcttgaaatcAAATCTCCATCATTATAAAAtgagatgacacaccaatcaagaggTCTTGAAGAGGTTGAAATGGGGTTTAAGTTAAGGGTATGAAAAAAAGGTcagaaaagttggttataatcgAGATCGAGTTGATatattaccaaactagaaaaataattaaatattaaactaaaagaGATGAtatcaatcaataataaataagaataaaaacgAGCTTCTcaacaatatattaaattaattattcaagctcaatcaactaaaattatttttaactttttttattttattattattaagaacAATAAGAAAAGATTCAGCAATTCAAATAATGGGACATATTTAggtaactaaccaaatcaaatctcgacaaaaagggaatcaataaaatgggaaaattttTACAACGAaaatatgggttatgggttaacattaacaGGTTAATCAAGAAAAATTGTGTTAGGCTCAATgtggttcactaagggttaattcaaTAGGTAAGCTTTTAACAGGTTAAGttggttaaaacctaagtgcctctatcatctcaaaatatcaaatcaatagtgtggtctcaacatgcataatcgaagcaagttctagaataacaaatcaagttgacacactcataaccaataataaagtgaGCATGGAAAGTGtatgctctataggctcaaaatctcacaaaaaatcatgattttgatgtcaaatttgcaaatttaaaacttcaagataatacctcaattcaaggaaacaacctaaaatattTACTTCTAAaaaacaacttatcatgcttgactctctcatgtcttaaattttatatcaaccaatgcacaaatatctacaaattaatccaaaacaaaatcattaaaaatcccaaataaaaaaaattcagtctGATGGAGGTATGAGAAAATACTTAAACACAACAAATAATTCAGGGACTTTATCACAATTATATAAACAACCTCcttacacttaagatgtacattgtcctcaatgtacaaatagatataagcacaaaataagaaaaatatcataAGAGAAGGAGAAaattgaaactgccctgaatatggATGAAATCACCAGAATAGTGAAAACTGGAGTTGTGGGCAAATCTAAAAATGTAATGCATGGTTCCGagaaaactaataagaaaataacacaaataaaAAAGAAGATTAAGAGGTTACAAACTCAAATAAAAAACAACCTTCAAAAtgaaaatatagttcaaaaggaaaataaactaaataagtctaagaaataaaaataaaacaaccaaaaataaaaagaaaagcacaactgaaaataaaataaagaaaacatagaAAACAAAACAGATCAATGATTGTCCTCGTGAAATGCATCGCAATCGTGAGGCATAGACTTAGTAGGAGAAATATGGGGATGCTGGTAGATCTGCTGCAAATTCACGTCAATATTGTCGAACCACTCAAAGTAACGCTACTTGGAGAGGTCCTCCAGTGTAATAGCAGAAGTAGCAGTAAAGTAACTCAGAGGTGGATAAGACCCTTCCTACTACGCTCGGTCTGGTGGCGACAAGCAAAGGTGATGAAGTAAGCAACATTAAAGGTGCGTCGCATTGCCATGCTCTAAAAAAATAAGCGTCTAATGTACCAATGACCCCGGTGCTCTCCCTCTGACCAGTCAATGTGTGTACTAAGATGGCATGGATATAGCACAATGCCAGAGGTAGGGAAGTCACCTTCAACCAACTTGGGTTATATGGCATCGTACAAGCAGTAAGTTTTGTCCAGCATAAAGATGGCGGATAATGGATGTGTCGGTATAAGGTGAGGAACCCCTCGGCACTCATGAACTCCTCAGAATAGAGTCCAAGGGTAGTGCCAAAGCCTGGGACGCTCAGATAATGTATCGTACCACTGAGTCAGAAAGGAATAGTGCACAACTCATTCTGAGATGATATCACGTATTGCAAGACAAATGTCAAACAAAACTCTAGTGTAAGCTCCAGGTATGTGGACTCGACGATGGAGAAGAATCAGTCCTATGGATCTGTATCAATCAGTGCTCGCACTCTATCAGCTAAGTGGATCTACTCTAAGGCCACCCAATCAAT from the Gossypium hirsutum isolate 1008001.06 chromosome D09, Gossypium_hirsutum_v2.1, whole genome shotgun sequence genome contains:
- the LOC107890403 gene encoding wall-associated receptor kinase-like 22 isoform X1, with translation MEMGFQLALYFILLLLFLFLLCPLLQAAELQEPACGEEVCGNITIPFPFGIRQNCYAKPSFRVTCNETLNGKKPFINVNDIDLEVLGSLLSNSILISNPVTYINCDHINEARVSVNLSGTPFFFSSDMNFFGSVGFGNLATILSNEGHSLGGCIQLRSDDGASESGCFTAITGNFTSYTVNMTAMYPDSNRCASAFIFSAYSFSYGYPLPTDINIGKTHVPTLLSWNSTYCGDGGCGRPRLGPINFHTYKVESCGNVTFHYPFSKKAQDDSDNWFKVICNKTANGKEVPSLNINGMNLQMLDFKFLSGTITVNHPIAYFNCRNDRRNGMSLNLTGTRFYYSDIYNNFWSSGCDNLVTVFGNEIDNLIGGCLQPSCKINDETSSIGGCIVNIPQGLSSFYVNMSSKLDSSDYRRKRSCEFASMISYDYDLTFNVSNMTHVPTQLQWGTPIFRKCYLNDSSDTSCTFDDKYCWSRLSPNHLCVCDKDSNIGYPTLCKDGKCENYKYCRILCLTTPSYDCSSKSCPLLYEYNSTGFRCKRKIQTQNTRSLTSIIVGCSTSIGTIFLLLATWSMYKFLKRKQKIMLKQKYFKRNGGLLLQQHLSSNEGNVEKIKLFTAKEMEKATDHYSENRILGQGGQGTVYKGMQIDGSIVAIKKSKMVEGKKFDEKKVEQFINEVIILSQINHRNVVKLLGCCLEAEVPLLVYEFIPNGTLYDLIRNQNEELPLTWEMRLRIAIEIANALFYLHSAASAPIYHRDIKSSNILLDDKYRAKVSDFGTSKSLALEQTHLTTRVQGTFGYMDPEYFRSSQFTEKSDVYSYGVVLIELLTGQKPISANQSEPVRSLVSYFLHSMQENSLFKIIDPIVVKDGLQQEIMVVALLAKRCLNLNGKKRPTMKQVAMELEMIKASGATVIEDCGGEESEIDDMIHSWDNNPSSSMSRTIPTDSVTFPLNSSF
- the LOC107890403 gene encoding wall-associated receptor kinase-like 3 isoform X2, which translates into the protein MTAMYPDSNRCASAFIFSAYSFSYGYPLPTDINIGKTHVPTLLSWNSTYCGDGGCGRPRLGPINFHTYKVESCGNVTFHYPFSKKAQDDSDNWFKVICNKTANGKEVPSLNINGMNLQMLDFKFLSGTITVNHPIAYFNCRNDRRNGMSLNLTGTRFYYSDIYNNFWSSGCDNLVTVFGNEIDNLIGGCLQPSCKINDETSSIGGCIVNIPQGLSSFYVNMSSKLDSSDYRRKRSCEFASMISYDYDLTFNVSNMTHVPTQLQWGTPIFRKCYLNDSSDTSCTFDDKYCWSRLSPNHLCVCDKDSNIGYPTLCKDGKCENYKYCRILCLTTPSYDCSSKSCPLLYEYNSTGFRCKRKIQTQNTRSLTSIIVGCSTSIGTIFLLLATWSMYKFLKRKQKIMLKQKYFKRNGGLLLQQHLSSNEGNVEKIKLFTAKEMEKATDHYSENRILGQGGQGTVYKGMQIDGSIVAIKKSKMVEGKKFDEKKVEQFINEVIILSQINHRNVVKLLGCCLEAEVPLLVYEFIPNGTLYDLIRNQNEELPLTWEMRLRIAIEIANALFYLHSAASAPIYHRDIKSSNILLDDKYRAKVSDFGTSKSLALEQTHLTTRVQGTFGYMDPEYFRSSQFTEKSDVYSYGVVLIELLTGQKPISANQSEPVRSLVSYFLHSMQENSLFKIIDPIVVKDGLQQEIMVVALLAKRCLNLNGKKRPTMKQVAMELEMIKASGATVIEDCGGEESEIDDMIHSWDNNPSSSMSRTIPTDSVTFPLNSSF